In Antechinus flavipes isolate AdamAnt ecotype Samford, QLD, Australia chromosome 6, AdamAnt_v2, whole genome shotgun sequence, the sequence gctgcctccgCCCAGCCCCTTGCCCGGCGTCTCGGAGCCCTGCAGAGCCGCCAGCTCCCGGGCCCGGTTCTCAGTCTCACGGTAGATGCGCCAGTAAAGCACGCACATGACGGTGACGGGGAGGTAGAAGGCGGCCATGGCCGTGCCGAAGGTGATGATGGGCTCCGACAGGAACTGGATGTAGCACTGGCCCGCCTTCACGGTCCGCTTGCCCACCAGGTACTGCCAGAAAAGGATGGCCGGCGCCCAGAGCACGAAGGACACCAGCCAGGCCAGGCCGATCATGAGCGCGGCGCGCCGGGGCGTCCTCTTGGCTCGGTAGCTGAGCGGCCTGGTGACGGAGAAGTAGCGGTCGAAGCTGATGAGCAGCAGGTTCATGACGGAGGCGTTGCTGGCCACGTAGTCCAGGGCCAGCCAGAGGTCGCAGGCCAGCGTGCCCAGGGCCCAGTGCCCCATGACCAGGTAGGTGGTGTAGAGGTTCATGGAGACCACGCCGATGATGAGGTCGGCGCACGCCAGGCTGAGCAGGAAGTAGTTGTTGACCGTCTTGAGCTCGCTGTTGACCTTGAAGGAGATCAGCACCAGCAGGTTGCCGGTCACGGTGGCCAGCGAGAGCAGGCCCGTGGTGAGGATGATGAAGGCCACCTGCCACGGGCCCTTCACCGGCTCCAGGACAGTGATGTTGGGGCTCACGGCGGGGGCCACGGACACATTCATGTCGGCAGCCTGCCGGGCCACATGGGAGATGCTGAGCGGGCTGGGGCGCGGAGGGCCTTCCTCCCCTGGCTCAGGGGGTGGCCCCTTCCCTGGGCTCGGAATTCCCCGGGGCAGGGAGACCGCTCCTGGGCTCCCTCAGGCCAAGACCAGCACCTGGAAAGAGAAGAACCGAGCCGTAAGCGCCTCCGGGTGGCACCGGATGGGTCTCGTGGTGGGTCGGGCGCCAGGTAAGCCTGGGGGCAGAGGGTGAGATAATGGTCCCCGAGGCAGGTGAGCTGGCACTTggtaactgtatgactctgggtgaACTATTTATCCCCTTTCTGCCTCAGTATACTCATGTGAGAAAGGGGTGCACCAACCAAGGAAAAGTTAACAGACTTGGGTGGTCAGGAGTGGTACTGGGGCAGCCTGGGTGTGGGAGAGCTTCCCATCTCAGTAGCCTGGACACTCAGCTGCCTATGCTGACCCCTCCCCTCACTGGGGCCCCTGAGGTATGGGGGGGATGCTGAGGAGAGACTTGGGGGCACTAAGTGAGCACTTGGATCCTTCCTCCAAGGCTGTGGGGAAGCAGGGACTCCAGGGTCTGAGCCTGGGAAGGAGCTGAGTTAATTTTTATCCCCAGAGGAGTGAGGGAAGTAAGTTgggatccgagttcaaatgtgacctttaatacttcctagctgtgtgaccctgggcaattgcctcagcaaaaaagaaagaaagaaagaaagaaaggaaggaaggaaggaaggaaggaaggaaggaaggaagaaggaaggaaggaaggaaggaaggaaggaaggaaggaaggaaggaaggaaggaaggaaggaaggaagggaaaagaaaagaaaaagaaaagagaatgcttgGCAACTagagctccctcttctctccttgtcCACAGGCATTACCAGGACATTTTCTGCCGCTTTTTCCAACATCACCCACAAAGACGTGGTCCTTCTCTTTACCAGACCCCTACCCTCTTCCA encodes:
- the CHRM1 gene encoding muscarinic acetylcholine receptor M1 produces the protein MNVSVAPAVSPNITVLEPVKGPWQVAFIILTTGLLSLATVTGNLLVLISFKVNSELKTVNNYFLLSLACADLIIGVVSMNLYTTYLVMGHWALGTLACDLWLALDYVASNASVMNLLLISFDRYFSVTRPLSYRAKRTPRRAALMIGLAWLVSFVLWAPAILFWQYLVGKRTVKAGQCYIQFLSEPIITFGTAMAAFYLPVTVMCVLYWRIYRETENRARELAALQGSETPGKGLGGGSSSSSERSQPGPEGSPDVPARRCCCCWGPRLLPSYSWKEEEEEEEDEGYLESLTSSEGEEAGFEVVIKMPMVGPEAPAPAKPPPRASPQTVKRPTKKARERAGKEPKKKGKEQLSKRKTFSLVKEKKAARTLSAILLAFILTWTPYNIMVLVSTFCTDCVPETLWELGYWLCYVNSTINPMCYALCNKAFRDTFRLLLLCRWDKRRWRKIPKRPGSVHRTPSRQC